A region from the Helcococcus ovis genome encodes:
- a CDS encoding IS110 family RNA-guided transposase, with amino-acid sequence MFYIGIDIAKKNHEASIIDSSGKSLSKSISFSNTIKGLEKFRDFLDYFNLDINNCIIGMEATGHYWLSLYSFLLELGFNCIVINPIQSEAFRKMYIRQTKNDAIDSFVIAQIMRFGEYSISNFSDEDAFALRNLSRYRFALVDECSDWKRKLVAILDQVFPEYSTLFSNIYGVASKELLSKYPLPEDLINISAQELANLLSKCSKGRFGLKKAQEIQSTASNSFGIKFAKKSFSFQIKQIINQISFLEDQIYEIEEEISFMLNELCPVITSITGVGKVLGAAIYSEIGDISRFEKASQLVAYAGLDVSVKQSGDFNASNTKISKRGSPYLRRAIWLSATVAAFRDPALSKYYQGMRDRGKAHGTAIGAVARKLTNIIFAVLRDNKLYTPNI; translated from the coding sequence ATGTTTTACATTGGTATTGATATCGCAAAGAAAAACCACGAAGCTTCTATTATTGACTCTTCCGGAAAATCCTTATCTAAAAGTATATCTTTTTCTAATACTATTAAAGGTTTAGAAAAGTTTAGGGATTTTCTTGATTATTTTAATCTTGATATTAACAATTGCATTATTGGAATGGAAGCAACTGGTCACTATTGGCTTAGTCTTTATTCTTTTCTTCTAGAGCTTGGATTTAATTGTATCGTCATAAATCCAATTCAATCAGAAGCTTTCAGAAAAATGTACATAAGACAAACCAAAAATGATGCTATTGACTCTTTTGTCATCGCTCAAATCATGAGATTTGGTGAATACTCAATCTCAAATTTTTCTGATGAAGATGCTTTTGCACTAAGAAATCTTTCTAGATACAGATTTGCTTTAGTTGATGAATGCTCTGATTGGAAAAGAAAACTAGTCGCTATTCTTGACCAAGTTTTTCCAGAATACTCAACACTTTTTTCTAATATCTATGGTGTTGCTTCAAAAGAGCTATTATCCAAATATCCTTTACCTGAAGATTTAATTAACATTTCTGCACAAGAATTAGCAAATCTTCTTTCTAAATGTAGTAAAGGGCGTTTTGGTCTAAAAAAAGCACAAGAAATTCAATCTACAGCTTCAAACTCCTTTGGAATTAAATTTGCTAAAAAATCTTTTTCTTTTCAGATCAAACAAATCATTAACCAAATTTCATTTTTAGAAGATCAAATTTATGAAATTGAAGAAGAAATTTCTTTCATGCTTAATGAACTTTGCCCAGTAATCACTAGCATTACAGGTGTTGGAAAAGTTCTTGGAGCTGCAATTTATTCCGAAATTGGTGATATTTCAAGATTCGAAAAAGCAAGTCAGTTAGTTGCTTATGCTGGTCTTGATGTTTCAGTTAAGCAATCTGGAGATTTTAATGCTTCAAATACTAAAATATCTAAAAGAGGTTCACCATACTTAAGAAGAGCAATTTGGCTATCTGCTACAGTTGCTGCATTTAGAGATCCTGCTCTATCGAAATACTATCAAGGTATGAGAGATAGAGGAAAAGCTCATGGTACTGCTATTGGAGCAGTTGCTAGGAAGCTTACTAACATCATTTTTGCAGTGTTGCGTGATAACAAGTTGTATACTCCAAATATTTAA
- a CDS encoding Rqc2 family fibronectin-binding protein — translation MATDGITIRALTKEFNEKLTGGRVQKIYQINDHLILINIYNNKNNYKLLISSNPQNARIHLTNQEYKNPTKAPQFSMILRKHIQNSIIEKIEQIGLDRSVEFTFLSKDELGFNATKKLIIDIMGKHSNIVLTNEENKVIESIKRISHEMSSVRAVYPGTIFINLKDDKIDITTNDKNLLDINIPENFSIKKIFYMTYTGFGPQIAEEIAYKSNLDSKRTLSSLSNEEITILNDNFIEFKNEILSNNFEPHIFYNKDKVNDFYCMNLTYKGTNSKNYKSISEALDIYYKENVNDNSLNQAKSNLSKSIIQIINKLENKLTNLRFDYEKSKEYEKYRIEGELLSGVAFNITKGQTSVIVENYYDNTKSEIKLNPTKSPWENIELKYKTSKKLHKSFNLLSESIPNLINDIQYLVNINNQLKNADTIEEINEIKEEMYQEGYIKKQKSKHNDKSNKSSNPYKFITKNNNIIYVGKNNKQNEYLTLREANPDDYFFHIKDLPGAHVILKNNQKITEDDIIQAAFLAAKYSKNNNDRYIDVDYTLKKNVNKAKGSKPGMVYYTDFKTIRIDLEYNTEF, via the coding sequence ATGGCAACAGATGGAATTACAATTAGAGCATTAACAAAAGAATTTAATGAAAAATTAACAGGTGGAAGAGTTCAAAAAATATACCAAATAAATGATCATTTAATCTTAATTAATATATATAATAATAAAAATAATTATAAGCTATTAATTTCTTCAAATCCTCAAAATGCTAGGATACATTTAACAAATCAGGAATATAAAAATCCAACTAAAGCACCACAATTTAGTATGATATTAAGAAAACACATTCAAAATTCTATAATAGAAAAAATCGAGCAAATCGGACTTGATAGAAGTGTTGAATTTACATTTTTAAGTAAAGATGAACTTGGATTTAATGCAACAAAGAAATTAATCATAGACATAATGGGTAAACATTCTAACATTGTACTTACAAATGAAGAAAATAAAGTAATAGAATCTATTAAAAGAATTTCTCATGAAATGAGTAGTGTTAGAGCGGTTTATCCGGGTACAATATTTATTAATCTTAAAGATGATAAAATAGATATCACAACTAATGATAAAAATTTATTAGATATAAATATACCTGAAAATTTTTCTATCAAAAAAATATTCTATATGACATATACAGGATTTGGTCCTCAAATTGCAGAAGAAATTGCTTATAAATCAAATTTAGATTCTAAACGTACTTTGAGTTCATTAAGTAACGAAGAAATTACGATATTAAATGATAATTTTATAGAATTCAAAAATGAAATACTTTCAAATAACTTTGAGCCTCATATTTTTTACAATAAGGATAAAGTAAATGATTTTTATTGTATGAATTTAACCTATAAAGGTACAAATTCTAAAAATTATAAGAGTATAAGTGAGGCTTTAGATATTTATTACAAAGAAAATGTTAATGACAATTCATTAAATCAAGCAAAGAGCAATTTATCAAAATCAATTATTCAAATAATTAATAAACTGGAAAATAAGCTTACTAATTTAAGATTTGACTATGAAAAATCAAAAGAATATGAAAAATACAGAATTGAAGGCGAACTATTGTCAGGTGTCGCTTTTAATATAACAAAAGGACAAACATCAGTAATTGTCGAAAATTACTACGATAATACAAAATCAGAAATAAAGTTAAATCCAACAAAATCACCATGGGAAAATATAGAATTAAAATATAAAACTTCAAAAAAACTTCACAAAAGTTTTAATTTATTAAGTGAGTCTATTCCCAATTTAATTAATGATATTCAATATTTAGTAAATATAAATAATCAATTAAAAAATGCTGATACAATAGAAGAAATAAATGAAATTAAAGAGGAAATGTATCAAGAAGGATATATAAAAAAACAAAAATCAAAACATAATGATAAATCTAACAAATCTTCAAATCCATATAAATTTATAACTAAAAATAACAATATAATTTATGTTGGTAAAAATAATAAACAAAATGAATATCTAACACTGAGAGAAGCTAATCCTGATGATTATTTTTTCCATATAAAGGATTTACCGGGAGCACATGTTATTCTTAAAAATAATCAAAAAATTACAGAAGATGATATTATTCAAGCTGCATTTCTTGCTGCAAAATATTCTAAAAATAATAATGATAGGTATATTGATGTGGATTATACACTTAAAAAAAATGTAAATAAAGCAAAAGGATCTAAACCCGGCATGGTATATTATACAGATTTCAAAACCATTAGAATTGATTTAGAATATAATACGGAATTTTGA
- a CDS encoding YicC/YloC family endoribonuclease, whose amino-acid sequence MIKSMTGFGKSHFQDENVNFNIEIKTINSRYLDINIKMPNKLNFFEDKIKNIVKSYINRGRVDVYIKSDSRNIGKSNIVVDLDSAKKMYDSLRLISNHLSLSDKNSEPNLSEILKNEDILTYESQDLDEEYLYNIVKNTMEIALSDVVKMRVFEGENLYKDLNSNIGKLNAYVDEVNNNISGIKEELREKIYKNISEILEKNIIDEDRLANEIVYYADKVDINEEITRLYSHILHFKRVLESSESIGKKLDFITQELLRETNTIASKSSKIEIINLVIEMKTIIEKIKEQVQNIE is encoded by the coding sequence ATGATTAAATCTATGACTGGATTTGGTAAAAGTCATTTTCAAGATGAAAATGTTAATTTTAATATTGAAATAAAAACTATAAATAGTAGATATTTAGATATAAACATTAAAATGCCAAATAAGTTAAATTTTTTTGAGGATAAAATTAAAAATATTGTAAAAAGTTATATAAACAGAGGTAGAGTAGATGTTTATATAAAATCTGATTCAAGAAATATTGGAAAGAGCAATATTGTTGTTGATTTGGATAGTGCAAAGAAAATGTATGATAGTTTAAGGCTAATTTCAAATCATCTGTCATTATCTGATAAAAACTCAGAACCTAATTTGTCTGAAATTCTTAAAAATGAAGACATTCTTACATATGAATCTCAAGATTTAGATGAAGAATACTTATATAATATAGTTAAAAATACAATGGAAATTGCTTTATCAGATGTTGTAAAAATGAGAGTTTTTGAGGGGGAAAATTTATATAAAGATTTAAATTCAAATATTGGAAAATTAAATGCTTATGTTGATGAAGTAAATAATAATATTTCAGGAATTAAAGAAGAATTAAGAGAGAAAATATATAAAAATATATCTGAAATACTTGAAAAAAATATAATTGATGAAGATAGACTTGCTAATGAAATTGTATATTATGCTGATAAAGTTGATATAAATGAAGAAATTACAAGATTATATTCACATATATTACATTTTAAGAGAGTATTAGAATCATCAGAATCTATCGGGAAAAAATTAGATTTTATTACTCAAGAATTGCTTAGAGAAACTAATACCATTGCATCAAAATCTTCTAAAATTGAAATTATTAATTTAGTAATAGAAATGAAAACTATTATTGAAAAGATAAAGGAACAAGTACAAAATATTGAATAG
- the rpoZ gene encoding DNA-directed RNA polymerase subunit omega: MINPSFRELEKVSKSRYDIAMMTAKRAKELIAGDKPKVKTKAAKPVTVALTEIMEGKIESED, encoded by the coding sequence ATGATAAATCCATCATTTAGAGAGTTAGAAAAAGTAAGTAAATCAAGATATGACATCGCTATGATGACAGCCAAAAGGGCTAAAGAATTGATAGCAGGTGATAAACCAAAAGTTAAAACTAAAGCAGCTAAACCTGTAACAGTTGCATTAACAGAGATAATGGAAGGTAAAATCGAAAGTGAGGATTAA
- the gmk gene encoding guanylate kinase: MDGFLLVLSGPSGVGKGTIVKEIMKQRDDIVTSISVTTRYKRETEEEGREYFFKTVEEFNELVNNNALLEHAVVHGNKYGTPKHFVEEKIKEGKIVILEIDFQGAIQVMNNFDNAVYVFVLPPRKKDIEDRLRHRGTESEEKIKTRLETAEKELEQLKLYDYYLVNDYIDLATKRLSDIMNEEKAKRRQ, encoded by the coding sequence ATGGACGGATTTTTACTTGTGTTATCTGGACCATCAGGTGTCGGAAAAGGCACAATAGTCAAAGAAATAATGAAACAAAGAGACGATATTGTTACAAGTATTTCTGTAACTACAAGATATAAACGTGAAACAGAAGAAGAGGGAAGAGAGTATTTTTTTAAGACTGTTGAAGAGTTTAATGAATTAGTAAACAATAATGCCTTATTAGAACATGCAGTTGTACATGGTAATAAATACGGTACACCAAAGCATTTTGTTGAAGAAAAAATTAAAGAGGGTAAAATAGTAATACTTGAAATTGATTTTCAAGGTGCAATACAAGTTATGAATAATTTTGATAATGCTGTCTATGTATTTGTGCTTCCTCCAAGAAAAAAAGATATTGAAGATAGATTGAGACATAGAGGAACAGAATCTGAAGAAAAAATCAAAACAAGATTAGAAACTGCAGAAAAAGAATTAGAACAATTAAAGCTATATGATTATTATTTGGTTAATGATTATATTGATTTAGCAACAAAAAGATTAAGTGATATTATGAACGAAGAAAAAGCAAAAAGGAGACAATAA
- the priA gene encoding primosomal protein N' codes for MLYNLILKSKTSFLDRMFTYSSNEEILAGTRVIVPFGKGDTKTIGIVIEKNIEDSFAFEAKEIIEILDNKPIVSDELLKVAFYMVKNNISDYSSAINAILPPGSIDKVEEFYINNKINSDDELLTFLESEKTFKQILNKFNGKYTKSFLNSMVSKNQIESFFDLKSKASIKYEEIVTLNSTIEFNVKGKKQIEIINFLIENGDTEKKELLNKTNSTLATIKTLISKKIIKVEKNKSYRKVLNNVNKYKKHQLNTEQQDVYNTVISSEKNYFLLNGVTGSGKTEVYLQLVEKYIKESKEAIILVPEISLTPQTIDRFQGRFGENIAVLHSKLNISERADQWKLIKNKNVKIVVGARSAIFAPFENLGIIIIDEEHESSYKSEKNPKYSAIEIAKLRSKLNNAKLILGTATPSIKTMYDVKKEKIEILTLKNRATGGNMPDIKVVDMREELKSNNFTMISYLLQENIKNALQNKEQVILFLNKRGHTSFVFCRTCGYVYKCEACDVAMTYHKSKDRLICHYCGRTAKKDKICKNCGSKWIKEYGGGTEMLEEQTKEIFPTAKVYRMDADTTSTKDDYQKVYEMMKNKEIDILIGTQMLAKGLDFPNVSVVGIVSADISLNVPDFRSGEKTFNLITQVSGRAGRGNVEGKVIIQTYNPENYAINSASNNDYDTFYNNEINERLKFNYPPIINILRIGFSCKDRSYAIGFGQNTMLKINKFIRENNINLIEMTGPNPAIIEKINNRYRFYIILKSSNKDELLNIAKMIRNQKIDSKIYLNYNLEEE; via the coding sequence ATGTTATATAATTTAATATTAAAATCAAAAACATCATTTTTAGATAGGATGTTTACTTATTCATCAAATGAGGAAATTCTTGCGGGAACAAGAGTAATTGTACCATTTGGTAAAGGAGATACTAAAACTATCGGGATTGTTATTGAAAAAAATATTGAAGATAGTTTTGCATTTGAAGCAAAAGAAATAATTGAAATTTTAGATAATAAACCAATTGTAAGTGATGAATTATTAAAAGTTGCTTTTTATATGGTGAAAAATAATATTTCTGATTATTCATCTGCGATTAATGCAATATTGCCCCCGGGTAGCATTGATAAAGTAGAAGAATTTTATATAAATAATAAAATTAATAGTGATGATGAATTATTAACATTTTTAGAGAGTGAAAAAACTTTTAAGCAGATTTTAAATAAATTTAATGGAAAATATACTAAGTCATTTTTAAATAGCATGGTGTCAAAAAATCAAATTGAATCTTTTTTTGATTTAAAAAGTAAGGCAAGTATCAAATATGAAGAAATTGTTACCTTAAACAGCACTATTGAATTTAATGTAAAAGGTAAAAAACAAATCGAAATTATTAATTTTTTAATTGAAAATGGAGATACCGAAAAAAAAGAGTTATTGAATAAGACAAATTCTACACTTGCAACCATTAAAACTTTAATTTCTAAAAAAATTATAAAAGTTGAAAAGAATAAATCATATAGAAAAGTATTAAATAATGTTAATAAATATAAAAAACATCAATTAAATACTGAACAACAGGATGTGTATAATACTGTTATTTCGAGTGAAAAAAATTATTTTCTATTAAATGGTGTTACAGGTTCAGGTAAAACTGAGGTTTATTTACAATTAGTTGAAAAATATATTAAGGAGTCAAAAGAAGCTATTATTTTAGTACCTGAAATTTCATTAACTCCACAAACTATTGATAGATTTCAAGGTAGATTCGGTGAAAATATAGCGGTTTTACATTCTAAACTTAATATAAGTGAAAGAGCAGATCAATGGAAACTTATTAAAAATAAAAATGTAAAAATTGTAGTTGGAGCAAGGTCTGCCATTTTTGCTCCATTCGAAAATTTGGGTATTATAATAATTGATGAAGAACATGAGTCTTCATACAAATCAGAAAAAAATCCAAAATACTCTGCAATTGAAATAGCTAAATTAAGATCAAAATTAAATAATGCAAAATTAATTTTAGGTACTGCCACACCTTCAATTAAAACTATGTATGATGTAAAAAAAGAAAAAATTGAAATTTTAACTTTGAAAAATCGTGCAACTGGCGGAAATATGCCGGATATAAAAGTAGTTGATATGAGAGAAGAATTAAAATCAAATAACTTTACGATGATTTCATATCTATTACAAGAAAATATAAAAAATGCTCTTCAAAATAAAGAACAAGTTATCCTGTTTTTAAATAAAAGAGGACATACATCATTTGTGTTTTGTAGAACTTGTGGTTATGTGTATAAATGTGAAGCGTGTGACGTGGCTATGACATACCACAAAAGCAAAGATAGATTAATTTGTCATTATTGTGGAAGAACCGCAAAAAAGGATAAAATATGTAAAAATTGTGGCAGTAAATGGATAAAGGAATATGGTGGTGGGACTGAAATGCTGGAAGAACAAACAAAAGAAATTTTTCCAACTGCCAAAGTATACAGGATGGATGCTGATACTACAAGTACGAAAGATGATTATCAAAAAGTATACGAAATGATGAAAAATAAAGAAATTGATATACTTATTGGTACTCAAATGCTTGCAAAAGGATTAGATTTTCCAAATGTGTCAGTTGTTGGTATTGTTTCAGCAGATATAAGCTTAAATGTCCCAGATTTTAGATCCGGAGAGAAAACATTTAATCTTATTACTCAGGTTTCGGGAAGAGCAGGAAGAGGTAATGTTGAAGGCAAAGTTATAATTCAAACATACAATCCTGAAAATTATGCAATTAATAGTGCTTCAAATAACGATTATGATACTTTTTATAATAATGAAATTAACGAAAGATTAAAATTTAATTATCCACCTATTATTAATATTTTAAGGATTGGTTTTTCATGTAAAGATAGAAGCTATGCAATTGGATTTGGACAAAATACAATGCTTAAAATTAATAAATTTATTCGTGAAAATAATATAAATTTAATAGAAATGACGGGACCTAATCCTGCAATAATTGAAAAAATTAACAATAGATATAGATTTTATATAATACTAAAATCATCAAATAAAGATGAATTATTAAATATTGCAAAAATGATAAGAAATCAAAAGATAGATAGTAAAATATACCTAAATTATAATTTAGAGGAGGAATAA
- the coaBC gene encoding bifunctional phosphopantothenoylcysteine decarboxylase/phosphopantothenate--cysteine ligase CoaBC: MLKGKKILIGVSSGIAIYKVLSLISSIRKKGAEVEVIMTESATKFINPITFETISNNKVYTDMFIHPDKVLHVDITNDVDLFLVAPATANTVAKVYAGIADNLLTTAILASKAPVAFAISTNTNMLLNPITQRNIDGLMDLGYDFIDSNEGQLACNTIGKGRMAEPEEILDFIEYKLTKKDLLGKKIIIASGPTISKMDPVRFITNYSSGKTGYQLAKNARNRGAKVVYITGRVSTPKLDFVKSIKVETNLELKNAIDSEFNDSNALIMAAAPVDYEFEITSDQKIKKSTDIVNYTLKKSVDILSYFGNKKENQKIIGFAAETENVIENAKNKLIKKNADYIIANDVSKNDTGFDVDTNIVTIIEKESKKEYPLLAKSEIANLILDLLVK, encoded by the coding sequence ATGCTTAAGGGCAAGAAAATTCTTATAGGGGTAAGTAGTGGTATTGCCATTTACAAAGTATTAAGTTTAATTAGTTCAATTAGAAAAAAAGGTGCAGAAGTTGAAGTTATAATGACTGAATCAGCAACAAAGTTTATAAATCCAATAACATTTGAAACTATATCAAATAATAAAGTTTATACAGATATGTTTATTCATCCTGATAAAGTTTTACATGTTGATATAACAAATGATGTTGATTTATTTTTAGTTGCACCTGCTACAGCAAATACAGTCGCTAAAGTTTATGCCGGTATTGCAGATAATTTGTTGACAACAGCTATTTTAGCATCTAAAGCACCGGTGGCGTTTGCTATAAGTACAAATACAAATATGTTGTTAAATCCGATTACTCAAAGAAATATTGATGGATTAATGGATTTAGGATATGATTTTATAGATTCAAATGAAGGGCAATTAGCATGCAATACTATTGGAAAGGGAAGAATGGCTGAACCCGAAGAAATTTTAGATTTTATAGAATATAAATTAACTAAAAAGGATTTGTTAGGAAAAAAAATAATAATTGCTTCCGGACCTACAATTTCAAAAATGGATCCGGTAAGATTTATTACAAATTATTCAAGTGGAAAAACAGGATATCAATTAGCTAAAAATGCTAGAAATAGAGGAGCTAAAGTTGTTTATATAACAGGTAGAGTAAGTACACCAAAATTAGATTTTGTAAAGAGTATAAAAGTTGAAACGAATTTAGAACTTAAAAATGCTATTGATAGTGAGTTTAATGATTCAAATGCTTTGATCATGGCAGCAGCACCTGTTGATTATGAATTTGAAATTACAAGTGATCAAAAGATTAAGAAATCTACAGATATAGTAAATTATACTTTAAAAAAATCTGTTGATATTTTAAGTTATTTTGGAAATAAAAAAGAAAATCAGAAAATTATAGGCTTTGCCGCTGAAACAGAAAATGTTATAGAAAACGCTAAAAATAAATTAATAAAGAAAAATGCTGATTATATTATTGCTAATGATGTATCAAAAAATGATACAGGTTTTGATGTTGACACTAATATTGTTACAATAATAGAAAAAGAATCAAAAAAAGAGTATCCTTTATTAGCTAAAAGTGAAATTGCTAATTTAATTTTAGATTTGTTGGTGAAATAA
- the fmt gene encoding methionyl-tRNA formyltransferase, with protein sequence MKKIIFMGTPEFSVNPLISLYNSSEISIELVITGEDKKRSRNKVESTPVKKKAEQLGLRVYTPNNVNSQESLSIIDEINPDFIVVIAYGQLIKKHLLERYKDRIINIHSSLLPKYRGAAPMQWAILNREKQTGVCSMLIEKTMDTGDILDFITVDLDENTDITKLHDNLSLKSGDLIVDTIINYDDKFSHRIQQDNQLASYSQKITKEMGHISFLEDAEDIKAKIMAFSVWPSAYVIYKNEKIKIHKIHIIDKYTDSEEGKIIDVSNSGIFVNCKNKCIVIDEIQFPGKKRMDIKSFLLGNSIEKGEILK encoded by the coding sequence TTGAAAAAAATAATTTTTATGGGTACGCCGGAGTTTTCAGTTAATCCACTTATTTCATTATATAATTCTAGCGAAATAAGTATAGAATTGGTAATTACTGGGGAAGATAAAAAAAGGTCAAGAAATAAGGTAGAATCGACTCCGGTTAAAAAGAAGGCAGAGCAGCTTGGATTAAGAGTTTATACTCCAAACAATGTAAATTCACAAGAATCTCTTTCAATAATTGATGAGATTAATCCTGATTTTATAGTTGTTATTGCATATGGACAATTAATAAAAAAACATTTGCTTGAAAGGTACAAAGATAGAATTATAAATATTCATTCTTCGTTATTACCTAAATATAGAGGTGCAGCACCAATGCAGTGGGCTATATTGAATAGAGAAAAACAAACCGGAGTATGTTCTATGTTAATTGAGAAAACTATGGATACGGGGGACATATTAGACTTTATTACCGTTGATTTGGATGAAAATACAGATATTACAAAATTACATGATAATTTATCATTAAAATCTGGGGATTTAATTGTCGATACAATTATAAATTATGATGATAAATTTTCACATAGAATACAACAAGATAATCAACTTGCAAGTTATTCTCAAAAAATTACAAAAGAGATGGGACATATTTCTTTTTTAGAAGATGCTGAAGATATAAAAGCTAAAATTATGGCTTTTTCTGTATGGCCATCTGCTTATGTAATATATAAAAATGAAAAAATAAAAATACACAAAATACACATAATTGATAAATATACTGATAGTGAAGAAGGAAAAATTATTGATGTTTCCAACTCTGGTATATTTGTAAATTGCAAAAATAAATGTATAGTGATTGATGAAATACAATTTCCGGGGAAAAAGAGAATGGATATTAAGTCATTTCTTTTAGGAAACTCTATTGAAAAAGGAGAAATCCTTAAATAG
- a CDS encoding zinc metallopeptidase: MILVGYGYGRGLGINPIITILLFVMIGVSIWASFKVSSNFEKFSKVASKSGMTGREVARMILNRNGLSDVDIQQISGSLTDHYDPRDKVIRLSESVYDSTSIAAISVAAHEVGHAIQDKDGYLMLNFRSLLAPVVGFTSRFVFVLIFMGFLLEFTNLINLGIALYSLSVLFHIVTLPVELNASKRALDNLTYNGIITVEEKSSSKKVLGAAAMTYVASMLVSILQLLRFISMRRD, encoded by the coding sequence ATGATTTTAGTAGGATATGGATATGGTAGAGGGTTAGGTATTAATCCAATCATAACTATTTTATTATTTGTTATGATTGGGGTATCAATATGGGCTTCATTTAAGGTAAGTTCTAATTTTGAAAAATTCTCAAAAGTTGCTTCTAAGTCTGGAATGACAGGTCGAGAAGTTGCAAGGATGATATTAAATAGAAACGGATTATCAGATGTTGATATTCAACAAATTTCCGGTTCTTTAACAGATCATTATGATCCTAGAGATAAAGTTATTAGACTTTCAGAATCTGTTTATGATAGTACTTCAATAGCAGCAATTTCAGTTGCAGCTCATGAAGTAGGTCACGCAATTCAGGATAAAGATGGATATTTAATGTTAAACTTTAGGTCTTTACTTGCACCGGTTGTTGGATTTACTTCAAGATTTGTGTTCGTGTTGATTTTTATGGGCTTTTTATTAGAATTTACAAATCTGATTAACTTAGGAATAGCATTATATTCATTATCAGTATTATTTCATATTGTTACATTGCCTGTTGAATTAAATGCAAGTAAAAGAGCATTAGATAATTTAACATACAATGGTATAATAACAGTTGAAGAAAAAAGTAGTTCTAAAAAAGTTTTAGGTGCTGCAGCAATGACTTATGTAGCATCAATGTTAGTATCAATACTACAATTACTAAGATTTATTTCAATGAGAAGAGATTAA
- the def gene encoding peptide deformylase gives MGIRTVRVVDDPILEKKAREIKVIDDKILNLLDDMVETMHQEDGIGLAAPQVGMLRRCFVMDIGDGNIYKVINPEILEAHGSSIDIEGCLSIPNFRGTIERPEKIKAKYLNEKGEEVILEADGLLARCFQHERDHLDGIIISKHFIDRVTDDNFEEIREKIDSKRYKK, from the coding sequence ATGGGAATTAGAACGGTTAGAGTTGTAGATGATCCAATTTTAGAAAAAAAAGCAAGAGAAATAAAAGTGATTGATGATAAAATACTTAATTTATTGGATGACATGGTTGAAACTATGCATCAAGAAGATGGTATAGGCTTGGCAGCACCACAAGTAGGAATGTTAAGAAGATGTTTTGTCATGGATATAGGGGATGGTAACATTTATAAAGTTATAAATCCGGAAATTTTAGAAGCGCATGGGAGTTCAATTGATATTGAAGGGTGTTTATCTATTCCAAATTTCAGAGGAACAATTGAAAGACCGGAAAAAATTAAAGCTAAATATTTAAATGAAAAAGGTGAAGAAGTTATTTTAGAAGCAGATGGATTATTGGCAAGATGTTTCCAACATGAAAGGGATCATTTAGATGGAATTATTATCAGCAAACATTTCATTGATAGAGTAACAGATGATAATTTCGAAGAAATTAGAGAAAAAATTGATTCAAAAAGATATAAAAAATAA